One stretch of Micromonospora echinospora DNA includes these proteins:
- a CDS encoding MFS transporter, with translation MTSTSQIPPDTEASAPVAPLRRNRDFRMLLVGAGASLLGTRVAVAAYPLLIIWGGGTPADAALIAFATLLPQLLFVLPAGALVDRWNRRRTMLACDVVGLSSMGSLAVALLLDELWLPHVMAVAFLEGSAVIVYRLAERASVRHVVHPAHLGAALSQNEVRGQATGLIGQPTGSALYSVLRWLPFGFAMLTHAVAFVTLLTVRRNLQDERTGPRRMLTTEIAEGFAWVWRHRFMRSAILLLGGSNLAFQVIGLTLVVIVKQGGYPPYMVGVIGLLGGAGGLLGAFTASRIMRRVPVQAILIGVLALWSVLILLVSVTTLPVGLGALMGGMAALGALLNVTAATYQIRVTPDAMQGRVTSVVVLIGSGLNSMGALLGGALLTAAGTSRAALITAAGMGSLALLAVCVPSIRRPPVE, from the coding sequence ATGACCTCCACCTCGCAGATCCCTCCGGACACCGAGGCGTCGGCCCCGGTAGCCCCGCTGCGTCGCAACCGGGACTTCCGGATGCTTTTGGTGGGGGCCGGCGCCTCGCTGCTCGGCACCAGGGTCGCGGTCGCCGCGTACCCGTTGCTGATCATCTGGGGCGGCGGCACCCCGGCCGATGCCGCGCTGATCGCGTTCGCCACGCTGCTACCCCAACTGCTGTTCGTGCTGCCGGCCGGCGCGCTCGTCGACCGGTGGAACCGCCGCCGCACGATGCTCGCCTGCGACGTGGTCGGCCTGTCCAGCATGGGCAGCCTGGCCGTCGCGTTGCTGCTCGATGAGTTGTGGCTGCCGCACGTCATGGCGGTCGCCTTCCTGGAGGGCAGCGCCGTGATCGTCTACCGGCTCGCGGAGCGGGCCTCGGTGCGGCACGTCGTCCATCCCGCACACCTCGGCGCCGCCCTGTCCCAGAACGAGGTGCGCGGGCAGGCGACCGGATTGATCGGACAACCGACCGGGAGCGCGTTGTACTCGGTGTTGCGGTGGCTGCCGTTCGGCTTCGCGATGCTGACCCACGCGGTGGCCTTCGTGACCTTGCTGACCGTGCGCAGGAACCTGCAGGACGAGCGGACGGGGCCGCGGCGGATGCTGACCACCGAGATCGCCGAGGGTTTCGCGTGGGTGTGGCGGCACCGGTTCATGCGCTCGGCGATTCTGCTGCTCGGCGGCAGCAACCTGGCCTTCCAGGTGATCGGCCTGACCCTGGTGGTGATCGTCAAGCAGGGCGGATATCCGCCGTACATGGTCGGGGTGATCGGGCTGCTCGGCGGCGCGGGCGGGCTGCTCGGTGCGTTCACCGCGTCCCGGATCATGCGGAGGGTGCCGGTGCAGGCGATCCTGATCGGCGTGCTGGCGCTGTGGTCCGTGCTGATCCTGCTGGTCTCGGTCACGACGCTGCCGGTCGGGCTCGGCGCGCTGATGGGCGGCATGGCGGCACTGGGCGCACTGCTCAACGTGACCGCCGCGACGTACCAGATCCGGGTGACCCCGGACGCGATGCAGGGCCGGGTGACCAGTGTGGTCGTGCTGATCGGCTCCGGTCTGAACTCGATGGGCGCCCTGCTCGGCGGGGCCCTGCTGACCGCCGCCGGGACGTCGCGGGCGGCGCTGATCACGGCCGCCGGCATGGGGTCATTGGCCTTGCTGGCGGTCTGTGTGCCGTCGATCCGGCGTCCACCCGTCGAGTGA
- a CDS encoding DUF4097 family beta strand repeat-containing protein, whose translation MRIPTKAGVSALAIATCAMLVAGCDPGGSDNSAVDTYDISDKVNTLSLTGRGGNVTLTASDSGSVKVTEDLRYSDTKPKTSHDVNGSTLNLVDNGCGKDNCHVDYKIELPEGTVVKIKTDGGDITGRGLGADTTVTTAGGDIDLQYATAADLVDVTSEGGNVKIKVPSGPYEVDASTEGGDRTVSVQAVPGSAHKIRAKSGGGDVTVAS comes from the coding sequence ATGAGAATCCCGACGAAGGCAGGCGTAAGCGCGCTGGCGATCGCGACGTGCGCGATGCTCGTCGCAGGGTGCGATCCGGGCGGATCCGACAACAGCGCCGTGGACACGTACGACATCAGCGACAAGGTCAACACCCTGTCCCTGACCGGTCGTGGCGGCAACGTGACGCTCACCGCCTCGGACTCCGGCTCGGTCAAGGTCACCGAGGACCTGCGCTACTCCGACACCAAGCCGAAGACGTCCCACGACGTGAACGGCAGCACGCTCAACTTGGTCGACAACGGCTGCGGCAAGGACAACTGCCACGTCGACTACAAGATCGAGTTGCCCGAGGGCACCGTCGTGAAGATCAAGACCGACGGCGGTGACATCACCGGCCGCGGGCTCGGCGCGGACACCACGGTCACCACCGCCGGTGGCGACATCGACCTGCAGTACGCCACCGCTGCCGACCTGGTCGACGTGACCAGCGAGGGCGGCAACGTGAAGATCAAGGTGCCGTCCGGGCCGTACGAGGTGGACGCGAGCACCGAGGGCGGTGACCGTACGGTCTCGGTGCAGGCCGTCCCCGGCTCCGCTCACAAGATCAGGGCGAAGTCCGGCGGTGGCGACGTCACCGTCGCCAGCTGA
- a CDS encoding ArsR/SmtB family transcription factor has protein sequence MDGSPLTEVSLLGVLSALGNPHRMRIVARLAEGRDYVSRLAREVGISRPLLHMHLQRLETAGLIVGTLELGEDGKAMKYFELVPFDLVLSPPVVARAVGSRDESEPERGESR, from the coding sequence ATGGACGGGTCACCTCTGACCGAGGTGAGCTTGCTGGGAGTGCTCTCGGCGCTCGGAAATCCACACCGGATGCGCATCGTGGCGCGGCTGGCCGAGGGGCGCGACTACGTCAGTCGGTTGGCTCGCGAGGTGGGTATCAGTCGGCCGCTTCTCCACATGCACCTGCAACGGCTGGAGACCGCCGGGCTGATCGTCGGAACGCTCGAACTGGGGGAGGACGGCAAGGCCATGAAGTACTTCGAGCTGGTGCCGTTCGACCTGGTGCTGAGTCCGCCGGTCGTGGCCCGTGCGGTGGGCTCCCGCGACGAGAGCGAACCGGAGAGGGGGGAGAGTCGATGA
- a CDS encoding MMPL family transporter encodes MPGKASPAPTKGLMMERIVGWSSRNPKKVIVGWILLVAAAVLLGDVAGSGAKTTDAGEAGKAQSMIRAQKVTSSYTENVLIEAQNRDRPFLGTPDLENAARDLSGRLKALPGATTDIVTPLDDERTRAALVSTDGRSGLVSFTIPGPGAEADKHFAEIKKELGAVQDAHPGVRFAMAGDISLTSAIDKAADDDLARAEQLSLPVTLIILILVFGALVAAAVPVFLAATAVFAGLGFLGLVGTVIPANSTVSSVVLLIGMAVGVDYSLFYLRREREERAAGKDASEALKISARTSGHAVVVSGITVILSLAGLFLAQVDTFNGMAIGTIIVVSLAVLGSVTVLPALLSLLGRKVDALRIPFLGRSRTTATSSRGWSAIAGAVSRHPIVFGGIALLALVGLALPAFGMKLSEPGQLDSLPRSIPAVDAGVRLQQAFPGGADPAQVVVWGAGATTGAAERAVAELRREAAASDLLGDQISASPVGDVLSIKVPLAGSGTDDTSVEALRTLREDVLPEAFANTPDLEYAVGGRTAGLHDFAEVLKARTAWVIGFVLVLAFVVLVIAFRALLVAAVSMVLNLLAIGAAIGIVVLGFQNGDFADLLGFSSFGGVVNWLPLFMFVILFGLSMDYHVFILSRVRERWARGESAREAVVRGVGSSAGVVTSAAVVMIAVFAMFATLSGIEYKMLGVGMAVAILIDATIVRGVLLPAALSLLGDRAWSLRGRPATAPESDPESVAVSVRAASDENDNDAESLSHAASTTTTRSENR; translated from the coding sequence ATGCCAGGGAAGGCATCGCCGGCGCCGACGAAGGGGCTCATGATGGAGCGGATAGTGGGCTGGTCCAGCCGCAATCCCAAGAAGGTCATCGTCGGCTGGATCCTCCTGGTGGCCGCGGCGGTGCTGCTCGGCGACGTGGCGGGCTCGGGCGCCAAGACCACTGACGCCGGCGAGGCCGGCAAGGCGCAGAGCATGATCCGGGCGCAGAAGGTGACCTCCTCCTACACCGAGAACGTGCTCATCGAGGCGCAGAACCGGGACCGGCCGTTCCTCGGCACTCCCGACCTGGAGAACGCCGCCAGAGACCTGAGCGGCCGGCTCAAGGCGCTGCCCGGAGCCACCACCGACATCGTGACCCCGCTGGACGACGAGCGGACGCGGGCGGCGCTGGTCTCCACGGACGGCAGGTCCGGCCTGGTCAGCTTCACGATCCCGGGCCCCGGGGCAGAAGCCGACAAGCACTTCGCCGAGATCAAGAAGGAGCTCGGCGCGGTCCAGGACGCGCACCCCGGCGTCCGATTCGCGATGGCCGGTGACATCTCGCTGACCTCCGCGATCGACAAGGCCGCCGACGACGACCTGGCCCGCGCCGAGCAACTGTCGCTGCCGGTGACGCTGATCATCCTGATCCTCGTCTTCGGCGCGCTGGTCGCCGCCGCGGTTCCGGTATTCCTCGCCGCCACCGCGGTGTTCGCCGGGCTCGGGTTCCTCGGACTGGTCGGCACGGTCATCCCGGCCAACAGCACGGTGTCGTCGGTGGTGCTGCTGATCGGTATGGCGGTCGGCGTGGACTACTCGCTCTTCTACCTACGCCGCGAGCGGGAGGAGCGGGCCGCCGGCAAGGACGCGAGTGAGGCGCTGAAGATCAGCGCACGGACTTCCGGGCATGCCGTCGTCGTCTCCGGTATTACCGTGATCCTGTCGCTGGCCGGCCTGTTCCTCGCCCAGGTCGACACCTTCAACGGGATGGCCATCGGCACGATCATCGTGGTGAGCCTGGCGGTGCTCGGCTCGGTCACCGTCCTGCCGGCCCTGCTGAGCCTGCTCGGCCGCAAGGTGGACGCGCTACGCATCCCCTTTCTGGGCCGCTCCCGCACCACTGCGACCAGTTCCCGCGGCTGGTCGGCGATCGCCGGCGCCGTGTCCCGCCACCCGATAGTGTTCGGCGGCATCGCGCTACTCGCGCTGGTCGGGCTCGCCCTGCCCGCGTTCGGGATGAAGCTCAGCGAGCCCGGGCAGCTCGACTCGCTGCCGCGCAGCATTCCGGCGGTCGACGCCGGGGTCCGGCTGCAGCAGGCGTTCCCCGGCGGCGCGGACCCGGCCCAGGTAGTGGTCTGGGGCGCCGGTGCCACCACCGGCGCCGCCGAGCGGGCCGTCGCGGAGTTGCGCCGCGAGGCCGCCGCGAGCGACCTGCTCGGCGACCAGATCTCGGCCTCGCCGGTCGGCGACGTGCTCAGCATCAAGGTCCCGCTGGCCGGTAGCGGCACCGACGACACCTCGGTCGAGGCCCTGCGGACGCTGCGTGAGGACGTCCTGCCCGAGGCGTTCGCGAACACGCCCGACCTCGAGTACGCCGTCGGGGGCCGCACCGCGGGTCTGCACGACTTCGCCGAGGTGCTCAAGGCGCGTACCGCCTGGGTCATCGGCTTCGTCCTGGTGCTGGCGTTCGTGGTGCTGGTCATCGCGTTCCGGGCACTGCTGGTGGCCGCGGTCTCGATGGTGCTCAATCTGCTCGCCATCGGTGCGGCGATCGGCATCGTCGTCCTCGGCTTCCAGAACGGTGACTTCGCCGACCTGCTGGGCTTCTCGTCCTTCGGCGGCGTGGTCAACTGGCTGCCGTTGTTCATGTTCGTGATCCTGTTCGGCCTGAGCATGGACTACCACGTCTTCATCCTCAGCCGGGTCCGGGAGCGCTGGGCCCGGGGCGAGTCCGCCCGGGAGGCGGTCGTCCGCGGCGTCGGCAGCAGCGCCGGGGTGGTGACCAGCGCGGCCGTCGTCATGATCGCGGTCTTCGCGATGTTCGCGACGCTCTCCGGCATCGAGTACAAGATGCTCGGTGTCGGCATGGCGGTCGCGATCCTCATCGACGCGACGATCGTCCGGGGCGTGCTGCTTCCGGCGGCGCTGTCGCTGCTCGGCGACCGGGCCTGGAGCCTGCGTGGGCGGCCCGCCACGGCGCCCGAGTCCGACCCCGAGTCCGTCGCCGTATCCGTCCGCGCCGCCTCCGACGAGAACGACAACGATGCCGAATCCCTGAGCCACGCGGCGTCCACCACGACCACGAGGAGTGAAAATCGATGA